Genomic segment of Dongia rigui:
GGGCCTGCAAGGCGGCGTGGATGCCGTCATCGGCGACACGCGGGATCAGCTTGCCGAAATGCGCTTCGATATCCGCAGGCGGGGTGCCGTTGCTGCGCGCTGCCGGCTGCACGCCCAGGCGCCAATAGATGAATTCGACCAATGGCAGGCGTTCCGGCGGCAGGACCGATTCAAGTGGCTGCAGCAGCGAAGCGATCTCGGCCGCGTCGAAGTCACCGGCATAGCGCCGGTCTGATTCATCGGCATAACAAACGGGCGAGCTTGCGCTGTTGCCGGGTGCCAGTCCCGCCGACCGCTCGGTGACGATGCGGCCCATCGGGATGTCGTGCTGCTGCGGCTTGATGCTGGGCAGTTGGAACATGGCGAAGCCGACGCCGATCACTTCGGCCGGTCGCTTGCGCGCCGCCAGCGTCCGGTCGAAGAACCCGCCACCATACCCTAGGCGATAGAGCGCCGTATCGAAGCCAACCAGCGGCGCGATGACGGTTTGCGGCGTCACCTCAAGATCGGTGGCCGGAATTGGAATATCCCAGATGCCACGCGCCATGGCGCAGCCGGGCGACCAAGGGCGGAAGGTCAACGGCTCACCGAGCTTCTTGCCGACGGGCAAGGCGATCTCGATGCCTTCGGCCGCCAGCGTGCGCATCAAGGGGCGCAGATCCGGTTCACTGCGGAACGGCCAATAGAAGCTGATCGGCCCCTCGGCCTCCTCCAGCACCGCATGCAGCCGCTCCATGAGGGCGGCGGACATGCCTTGGCGCAGGGTCGGTGGCAAGGCGGCGCGGGCGGCGAGGATCCTGCTCCGCGCTTCCTTGCGCCAGGGCTTCACCTCGTCCCAGGGCTGGCGGGCGGGCGCCGTCATTTCCAGATCGGCTTGCCGCTACCGGGCAGGCCAAGCTCGGCCCAGCGCGACGTGACACGGTCGACGACGTTGCGATCCATGGCGATCTTCTCGCCCCATTCGCGATGCGTTTCCGGCGGCAGCTTGTTGGTGGCATCAAGCCCGATCTTGCCGCCAAGGCCGCTTTCGGGCGAGGCGAAGTCGAGATAGTCGATCGGCGTGCGCTCGACGAGGGTGAGGTCGCGCACCGGGTCCATGCGGGTCGAGATCGCCCACATGACATCTTTCCAATCGCGCGCGTTGATGTCGTCATCCACGACGATGACGAATTTCGTGTACATGAACTGGCGCAGAAACGACCAGACCCCGAACATCACGCGCTTGGCATGGCCCGGATAGGCCTTCTTCATAGAGACGACGGCGATGCGATAGGAGCAGCCTTCCGGCGGCAGCCAGAAATCGACGATCTCGGGGAACTGCTGGGTCAGCAGCGGGATGAAGACCTCGTTCAGCGCTTCACCCAGCACCGATGGCTCATCCGGCGGCCGGCCGGTAAAGGTCGACAGATAAATCGGGTCCTTGCGCATCGTGATGGCGCTGATGGTGAAGACCGGGAAAGGCTCGACCGAATTGTAATAGCCGGTGTGATCACCGTAAGGCCCCTCTGGGCGATAGTCTTCGAGCGAGACATGGCCCTCCAGCACGATCTCGGCATGGGCCGGGACCTGCAGCGGCACGGTCTTGCAATCGACAAGCTCGACCTTCTTGCCACGCAGCATGCCGGCGAAATGATACTCGGACATCGTATCGGGAACCGGTGTCACGGCAGAAAGGATCGTGCCGGGATCGGCACCGATGACGACGGCGGCCGGCAAGGGCTCGCGCTTGGTCTCGCCCCAGCGGGCATGATGCTGTGCGCCGCCGCGATGCTTCAGCCAGCGCATCAGCGTCTGGTTCTTTGAGAGCACCTGCATACGGTAGATGCCGAGATTGAAGTCGTCGGACTTGCCCTTGCCGGGACCCTTGGTCACCACCAGCGGCCAGGTGATGAGCGGTGCCGGCTCGCCCGGCCAGCAGCCCTGGATCGGAAATTCGGAAAGATCGATCTGGTCGCCGGTAAGAACAACATCCTGCACCGGGGCGTAGCCGACTTGCTTGGGCTTCATGGCGAGCGCCGTCTTTAGGAGCGGCAGCATCTCCCACGCTTCCTTGAAACCGCCGGGCGGTTCGGGCTGCTTCAGGAAGGCCAAGGTCTCACCGAGTGCCCGCAAACCCGATGGCTCGCGGTCCATGCCCCAGGCCACACGCTCTACCGTGCCGAAAAGATTGACCAGCACCGGCATGGGGTAACGCTTACCGCTTTCCTTCGAGACGGGATTTTCGAACAGCACCGCCGGCCCGCCTTCGGCCAGCAGGCGGGTCTGGATTTCCGTCATCTCGAGATGCGGATCGACCGGGGCGGCGACACGC
This window contains:
- a CDS encoding UbiD family decarboxylase translates to MPYESLRDFILKLEQSGRLKRVAAPVDPHLEMTEIQTRLLAEGGPAVLFENPVSKESGKRYPMPVLVNLFGTVERVAWGMDREPSGLRALGETLAFLKQPEPPGGFKEAWEMLPLLKTALAMKPKQVGYAPVQDVVLTGDQIDLSEFPIQGCWPGEPAPLITWPLVVTKGPGKGKSDDFNLGIYRMQVLSKNQTLMRWLKHRGGAQHHARWGETKREPLPAAVVIGADPGTILSAVTPVPDTMSEYHFAGMLRGKKVELVDCKTVPLQVPAHAEIVLEGHVSLEDYRPEGPYGDHTGYYNSVEPFPVFTISAITMRKDPIYLSTFTGRPPDEPSVLGEALNEVFIPLLTQQFPEIVDFWLPPEGCSYRIAVVSMKKAYPGHAKRVMFGVWSFLRQFMYTKFVIVVDDDINARDWKDVMWAISTRMDPVRDLTLVERTPIDYLDFASPESGLGGKIGLDATNKLPPETHREWGEKIAMDRNVVDRVTSRWAELGLPGSGKPIWK
- a CDS encoding 5-formyltetrahydrofolate cyclo-ligase; its protein translation is MTAPARQPWDEVKPWRKEARSRILAARAALPPTLRQGMSAALMERLHAVLEEAEGPISFYWPFRSEPDLRPLMRTLAAEGIEIALPVGKKLGEPLTFRPWSPGCAMARGIWDIPIPATDLEVTPQTVIAPLVGFDTALYRLGYGGGFFDRTLAARKRPAEVIGVGFAMFQLPSIKPQQHDIPMGRIVTERSAGLAPGNSASSPVCYADESDRRYAGDFDAAEIASLLQPLESVLPPERLPLVEFIYWRLGVQPAARSNGTPPADIEAHFGKLIPRVADDGIHAALQALRATLLS